From Penicillium psychrofluorescens genome assembly, chromosome: 1, one genomic window encodes:
- a CDS encoding uncharacterized protein (ID:PFLUO_001866-T1.cds;~source:funannotate): MSSRAIRKLQKLREQEQLEQAQQDESSDDEPARPAKPKFNAFDLLNAGNEEDGAESEEDIREATTSEPVEPESTPVKSKTANKKRKKKKKAAKAAVPDDETLANSDDTQLDEIDKALKELATGDQPAIGVGATASIETDSPDASFPKTTAALLSVEPKYLNATNEMRRLFGNVVLENFDQPADSGTGRRRDRNRETVDLGRALTGRYSPASRGQSLAGVTLRRNVLMQGRDEWPRAPSGGLGMEVVEKLPFGDTVYRIVHNAAYQDVQRQFDLCVESMDPQRLIQHLQYNPYHISTLLQVSEVAKHQGDHAVSADLLERALFNIGRSAHSSFGNRLKEGQARLDFLHGENRELWLVGWRYMANLGMKGTWRTAYEWAKLLLSLNDTDPYCIRLLIDHLALRGREYAQFVELCTQTRFSRDWADLLNIQCSLVMAYLRLNRPQECRQQLQMAMSRYPWVFNRLAQELDLQHIPKQIWGKMPPTDSHELFMELYISRAKDLWNTPEAVSLIMEVADSLSGEAEPIEPPAITLDIARHVVLSDIPKVTTHLPNHFVSGRLSASDPLPPHESEAFRQQSDPTPSYISRIPEGGRPQWLRNLLDQMNNGAIHFPRFAEDGDENDEDDVPETDEPHRPGHAQDEQALEPWLLQDGLESLQMFLHQYGVDRGNWGDVVDFSPLSEYLEGLLNIQPEASRQQLLHGPIKEVIGEFAVNMLEDELTMMLEETDDGEE, encoded by the coding sequence ATGTCGTCCCGCGCCATTCGGAAGCTGCAGAAACTGCGCGAGCAAGAGCAGCTGGAACAAGCGCAACAAGATGAGTCAAGCGACGATGAGCCCGCACGCCCCGCGAAGCCCAAGTTTAACGCATTCGATCTGCTGAACGCCGgcaacgaagaagatggagccGAATCAGAAGAGGATATACGGGAAGCGACCACCTCCGAGCCAGTCGAGCCGGAGTCTACCCCGGTCAAGAGCAAGACTGCcaacaagaaaaggaagaagaaaaagaaggcggCTAAAGCTGCGGTTCCCGATGATGAGACTCTTGCAAATTCCGACGATACCCAACTGGATGAAATTGACAAGGCGCTGAAAGAGCTGGCGACGGGCGACCAACCGGCAATCGGTGTCGGTGCGACTGCTAGCATTGAGACAGACTCTCCCGACGCTTCGTTCCCGAAAACCACCGCCGCATTGCTTTCTGTCGAGCCCAAATACTTGAACGCGACGAACGAGATGCGCAGGCTATTCGGAAATGTCGTGCTGGAGAATTTTGATCAGCCTGCCGACTCAGGAACGGGCCGTCGGCGGGATCGCAATCGCGAGACGGTTGATCTCGGCCGCGCATTGACTGGAAGATACAGCCCGGCGAGTCGGGGGCAGAGCTTGGCTGGAGTGACACTGCGTCGGAATGTCCTGATGCAAGGCAGGGATGAATGGCCGCGGGCCCCCAGTGGAGGTTTGGGCATGGAGGTTGTTGAGAAGCTGCCTTTTGGAGATACCGTCTATCGCATTGTTCACAATGCCGCCTATCAAGATGTACAGAGGCAGTTTGACCTCTGTGTTGAGTCGATGGACCCGCAGAGGTTGATTCAGCACCTCCAGTACAACCCTTACCACATCTCAACCCTCCTCCAAGTCTCTGAGGTCGCCAAACACCAGGGCGACCATGCTGTATCTGCCGACCTGCTGGAAAGAGCACTATTTAATATTGGACGGTCTGCTCACTCGTCATTCGGGAATCGTCTCAAGGAAGGCCAAGCGAGACTTGACTTTTTGCACGGCGAGAACCGGGAGCTTTGGCTTGTTGGCTGGAGATATATGGCCAACCTCGGCATGAAGGGCACTTGGCGGACCGCCTATGAGTGGGCGAAACTCCTGCTCAGCTTGAATGACACCGATCCCTACTGCATCAGGCTGTTGATTGACCATCTTGCTCTCCGGGGCCGGGAATATGCTCAATTTGTGGAGCTGTGCACGCAGACACGGTTCAGTCGCGACTGGGCCGATCTCTTGAATATCCAATGTTCCCTGGTTATGGCCTACCTACGATTAAACAGGCCCCAAGAGTGTCGTCAACAGCTACAGATGGCCATGTCCCGCTACCCGTGGGTGTTTAATCGGCTAGCGCAAGAGCTAGACCTCCAGCACATCCCCAAGCAGATATGGGGCAAGATGCCCCCGACTGACTCCCATGAACTGTTTATGGAGCTTTATATCTCTCGTGCAAAGGATCTATGGAACACCCCAGAGGCCGTGTCTCTGATCATGGAAGTTGCCGACAGTCTCTCGGGCGAGGCGGAGCCCATTGAACCACCAGCAATTACTCTGGACATTGCCCGCCATGTGGTCTTGTCTGATATTCCCAAAGTTACTACTCATCTTCCGAACCACTTTGTGTCGGGCCGTCTCTCTGCTTCTGACCCTCTACCTCCGCACGAATCTGAGGCTTTCCGCCAGCAATCTGACCCGACGCCCTCTTATATCTCGCGGATCCCAGAAGGCGGACGGCCACAGTGGCTGCGCAACCTGCTGGACCAAATGAACAACGGCGCTATCCACTTCCCCCGATtcgccgaggatggcgatgagaatgatgaggatgatgtCCCTGAAACGGACGAACCCCACCGACCAGGGCACGCACAGGATGAACAAGCTCTCGAGCCGTGGCTCTTACAAGACGGCCTCGAGTCACTGCAAATGTTCCTGCACCAGTACGGCGTCGATCGGGGCAACTGGGGGGATGTAGTGGATTTTTCTCCGCTGTCAGAGTATCTGGAGGGGTTGCTCAATATTCAGCCGGAGGCGTCGCGACAGCAGTTACTGCATGGACCCATCAAGGAGGTGATCGGAGAGTTTGCGGTGAACATGCTTGAAGACGAGCTGACCATGATGCTGGAAGAAACCGATGACGGGGAGGAATGA
- a CDS encoding uncharacterized protein (ID:PFLUO_001867-T1.cds;~source:funannotate), translating into MSVTLTQNSTLAIGSKSTQRRDLPTQILHADEVAYAKQLEPFGGKEDMTKGGDVYYPNPPKMAVDITVGDLTGREHEFNIEKNGFCLAKQETAVMKTTEDLQNNKKIKEEYYPEMQAWLKNLTGAPIVKVIHHGSRVSTSEHTANSIKKEELSKVTRPGPAVFGAHLDQSTWQGFNVIHKYFPEECESLLHGRCIIVNAWRPIKTVYKHPFGIADASTVPYTDLVVRANRWLTEIRESMGIRPTPTVHKWYYKFAHAADEVLVFKQFDNFGDARACPHSAFIDPEYEDAAPRESIEVRAILLWPDDKSTVLR; encoded by the exons ATGTCTGTAACTCTTACTCAAAATTCTACTCTTGCTATTGGGAGCAAGAGTACCCAACGTCGGGATTTACCTACGCAGATTCTTCATGCCGATGAGGTGGCCTACGCAAAACAACTGGAGCCTTTTGGTGGCAAAGAGGACATGACAAAGGGCGGAGACGT TTACTATCCAAATCCTCCAAAAATGGCCGTTGACATCACGGTTGGTGATTTGACTGGCCGCGAACACGAGTTCAACATAGAAAAAAACGGATTTTGCCTCGCAAAGCAGGAGACTGCCGTAATGAAGACAACTGAAGACCTTCAAAACAATaagaagatcaaagaggAGTACTACCCTGAGATGCAAGCTTGGCTGAAGAACTT AACCGGCGCACCTATTGTGAAAGTTATCCACCATGGGTCTCGAGTGAGCACTAGCGAGCATACCGCCAATAGCATCAAAAAGGAAGAACTCAGCAAGGTTACGCGGCCCGGTCCAGCTGTTTTTGGGGCCCATCTCGACCAGTCGACCTGGCAGGGATTCAATGTCATTCATAAATATTTCCCCGAAGAATGCGAGTCCTTGCTTCACGGTCGCTGCATTATTGTAAAT GCATGGCGTCCAATCAAGACTGTATATAAACACCCCTTCGGAATTGCCGACGCTAGCACCGTACCTTATACAGATCTCGTTGTCCGTGCCAACAGATGGCTCACGGAGATCCGAGAATCGATGGGTATCCGACCAACTCCAACTGTCCACAAATGGTATTATAAGTTCGCCCATGCCGCCGACGAAGTTTTGGTCTTCAAACAGTTCGATAACTTTGGCGATGCCAGGGCGTGTCCGCATTCCGCTTTCATTGACCCTGAGTATGAGGATGCAGCGCCTAGAGAGAGCATTGAAGTCAGAGCGATTCTTCTGTGGCCTGATGACAAGAGTACTGTTTTGCGTTGA